One Papaver somniferum cultivar HN1 chromosome 10, ASM357369v1, whole genome shotgun sequence genomic window carries:
- the LOC113317888 gene encoding uncharacterized protein LOC113317888: protein MIPDLDRGRIWGAASYDPGYLFGYKDSWARTIYQTYDHKKALRFCRNQAASHWNLSAEYEEVQTLVKNSGLYPLVENYVKPDIVTVNYFVETYHGESDTMHFPFGEMTLIPDDAQNILGLSVTGKSIAEGYHCPEIEWLKLHALTDKLFGWDYKTSVESFYAPKTSRTKTIKLTLLKKKFENTAQRKD from the exons ttgatcgtggtagaatttggggtgcaGCTTCTTATGATCCGGGgtatctatttggctacaaggactcgtgggctcgtactatatatcagacctat gatcataagaaggcttTGCGtttttgccgaaaccaagccgcatCTCATTGGAATTTGTCTGCGGAATAtgaagaggtccaaacattagtaaagaattctggtctatatcctttggttgaaaattatgtgaagccagatattgtgacagtcaattACTTCGTCGAAACGTATCATGGTGAatcagataccatgcacttcccgtttggcgagatgaccttgatccctgatgatgctcagaacattctaggcttgagtgttaccggcaaatcaattgcagaaggataTCATTGTCCGGAGATAGAATGGTTGAAGTTGCACGCTCTTACTGACAAGCtatttggttgggactacaaaacttccgTGGAAAGCTTCTATGCACCTAAGactagtaggacaaagaccatcaagctgacgctgcttaagaagaagtttgaaaacacgGCGCAGAGAAAAGActag